A genome region from Pyrenophora tritici-repentis strain M4 chromosome 9, whole genome shotgun sequence includes the following:
- a CDS encoding FAR1 multi-domain protein → MTAATFRRRPNFDQGPTYNHRNAITTPQLPYHTFSASRHHVAAQHVDMAGYEPSVNAQPSANMPDSGQRREDSYSPDDTPTKSSALHHSVPDKQHDFMNNNPATDPPYLGIQHTPAPPPLPATDDTSEGHYSMLPPPNSVHASWQALHEFAQSHASEHGYALSINTTAKNRSRIKLACVCYGQPKNTHKLTAETRVRKNRVSYKTGCKMWIEGKKQEDGTWLLRVGEPQHNHAGRESAGWAVQRKRTWGVVGGRIGVGGVTAKEELARLNLTDSRDRGVGRTVEVLQARLPGIHIFKRDVYNIRAQIKRARKAAGQQIGDGINSSDDEAEVQVEPHDATTPDEAPAPNPQPRPQQAEHTHRAPLPPSRLPQPPPPSIYQPTSLLATKTSAPKFTAPRQDPRIDPLLNDIPPTPAHSGMMVASEVEQLRLENAELRRLLTEKTKEVKEKTIEMASLRSQVELLSNMMMTSGRGLLAG, encoded by the exons ATGACGGCAGCCACTTTCCGTCGTCGTCCCAACTTCGACCAAGGCCCGACGTACAACCACCGTAACGCAATCACGACCCCACAGCTGCCTTATCATACCTTCTCGGCTTCACGGCATCATGTCGCTGCCCAACATGTCGACATGGCCGGCTATGAGCCCAGTGTCAATGCGCAACCATCCGCCAACATGCCCGACAGCGGCCAGCGGCGCGAGGACAGCTATTCCCCTGACGACACGCCGACAAAGTCCTCGGCGTTACATCACTCGGTGCCCGATAAACAACATGACTTTATGAATAACAACCCAGCGACCGACCCGCCCTACCTAGGCATCCAGCATACCCCAGCGCCGCCGCCGCTGCCCGCCACTGACGACACGTCTGAAGGCCATTACAGTATGCTCCCGCCCCCAAACTCGGTCCACGCGTCATGGCAGGCCCTGCACGAGTTTGCGCAATCACACGCCTCAGAACACGGATACGCGCTTAGTATTAATACCACGGCCAAGAACCGGTCGCGGATAAAGTTGGCCTGTGTTTGCTATGGCCAGCCAAAGAACACCCACAAACTGACGGCCGAGACGAGGGTCCGGAAGAACAGGGTCAGCTATAAGACGGGATGTAAGATGTGGATTGAGGGCAAGAAGCAGGAAGACGGGACTTGGCTATTGCGTGTTGGGGAACCCCAACACAACCACGCGGGGCGTGAGAGTGCGGGGTGGGCTGTACAGCGCAAGCGCACGTGGGGCGTTGTCGGCGGTCGCATCGGAGTTGGGGGTGTCACTGCAAAGGAGGAGCTTGCGAGATTAAACCTCACTGACA GCCGCGATCGAGGCGTCGGCCGCACAGTCGAAGTCCTGCAGGCACGGCTCCCAGGCATACACATATTCAAACGCGACGTATACAACATACGAGCCCAGATCAAGAGAGCCCGTAAAGCCGCAGGTCAACAAATCGGTGACGGCATCAACAGCTCAGATGACGAAGCCGAAGTCCAAGTCGAACCTCACGACGCTACTACACCCGACGAAGCACCCGCTCCCAACCCGCAACCACGACCACAGCAAGCCGAGCATACCCACCGAGCCCCACTTCCACCCTCCAGACTACCACAACCCCCTCCACCCAGCATATACCAGCCCACATCGCTCCTCGCCACCAAAACCTCAGCTCCCAAGTTCACGGCCCCTCGACAAGACCCCCGCATCGACCCTCTGCTCAACGACATACCTCCCACACCAGCCCATTCAGGAATGATGGTAGCAAGTGAAGTGGAGCAGCTACGGCTGGAGAATGCAGAGTTGAGGCGGTTGTTAACGGAGAAGACAAAGGAGGTCAAGGAGAAGACTATTGAGATGGCGAGCTTGAGGAGCCAGGTTGAGTTGCTGAGTAATATGATGATGACGAGTGGGAGGGGTTTATTGGCTGGATAG
- a CDS encoding Tam, Trans-aconitate methyltransferase, which yields MADSGKGKGRAVENNPPTASRSGSAGAVAAASPPPEAPAASSTPQASAGSAQAPLPSENEGPAASAQQVNPHVVVDNDDTDSALGDDDAISDTTSIASTIHRGRFENGRRYHKFREGENDYWGPNDEVQNDQLDIAHHMFLILLGQKLHLAPVKDPKRILDLGCGTGIWCMDMADEYPGAEILGVDLSPIQPQFTPPNCKFEIDDVTLPWTYSQRFDFINIRGLYGSIRSWPALYEQIYNGLEPGGYLHHMEMSIQLKSDDGTLKPDHVMSQWSDIFHEASKRFGKSFYEVWNLSTYIRSAGFVDVEEKVFKVPVNSWPADPHMKELGRWNLLHITQGAEGWGLYLLTKVMGWTVDEAQVFFAKFRAGVKEKKVHAYFEVVVVHARKP from the exons ATGGCAGACTCAGGAAAGGGAAAAGGGAGGGCAGTTGAAAACAATCCACCAACAGCATCTAGAAGTGGCTCTGCCGGCGCTGTTGCAGCTGCCTCACCACCCCCGGAGGCTCCCGCTGCTTCCAGCACCCCTCAAGCTTCGGCAGGTTCAGCGCAAGCACCGCTCCCCTCTGAAAATGAGGGTCCCGCTGCATCAGCCCAACAGGTGAATCCTCATGTTGTCGTT GACAACGACGATACAGACTCAGCACTGGGTGATGATGATGCGATAAGTGACACGACCTCGATCGCGTCTACCATCCACAGGGGCCGCTTCGAAAATGGGCGTCGCTATCACAAGTTCCGCGAGGGCGAGAATGACTACTGGGGTCCTAACGACGAGGTGCAAAACGATCAGCTCGACATTGCACACCACATGTTCCTCATCCTACTAGGCCAAAAATTACACCTAGCACCCGTCAAAGACCCAAAGAGAATCCTAGATCTCGGCTGCGGAACAGGAATCTGGTGCATGGATATGGCTGACG AATACCCCGGCGCCGAAATCCTCGGAGTAGACCTCTCCCCCATCCAACCCCAATTCACGCCTCCGAACTGTAAATTCGAAATCGACGACGTAACACTCCCCTGGACGTACTCGCAACGCTTCGATTTCATCAACATCCGCGGTCTCTACGGCTCCATTCGTTCCTGGCCTGCGCTCTACGAGCAAATCTACAACGGCCTTGAACCCGGCGGCTACCTGCACCACATGGAAATGAGCATCCAGCTCAAATCCGACGACGGCACGCTCAAACCCGATCACGTGATGTCACAGTGGTCGGACATCTTCCATGAGGCGTCCAAGCGCTTCGGCAAGTCGTTTTATGAGGTCTGGAATCTGAGTACGTATATTCGTAGTGCGGGATTTGTGGATGTTGAGGAGAAGGTGTTCAAAGTGCCAGTGAATAGCTGGCCGGCGGATCCGCACATGAAGGAGTTAGGGAGGTGGAATTTGCTGCATATTACCCAGGGCGCTGAAGGTTGGGGGTTGTACTTATTGACGAAAGTCATGGGTTGGACGGTTGATGAGGCGCAGGTTTTCTTTGCAAAGTTCCGGGCCGGGGTCAAGGAAAAGAAGGTGCATGCATATTTTGAGGTGGTGGTTGTTCATGCTAGAAAGCCGTGA
- a CDS encoding CypX, Cytochrome P450, whose protein sequence is MDLAEKIPFFTLDVISHVGLGEAFGDLKADKDLRNYVQSSEEGLKIGNTAFALGISWLKNMPVIGPAISPSENDATGFGNMMAQARKIVESRSLKPTDGKSDMFASFVRHGVSGDDLFQEVFEQILAGSDTTSAAIRVILLHIMSHPRVYAKLRAEVDETVKRGLAPAPPEVISDAEVRRLPYLGAVIREAMRVHPPVANIFSRVTPDEGDVVTIDNKECFIPGGTLIGYSAWTMHRNNPSLYGEDCAAFRPERWLFDTSDDEAKERLARMTRTNDLIFGYGRWLCLGRNIALLEIHKCVFELLRHFDLALTYPLEPWKTFNSLGLWEIKDMWVDVTLRD, encoded by the exons ATGGACTTGGCTGAGAAGATCCCGTTCTTCACCCTAGATGTCATCAGTCACGTTGGGCTGGGAGAGGCATTTGGTGATCTAAAGGCAGACAAAGACCTTAGGAACTATGTTCAGTCAAGTGAGGAGGGCCTTAAGATTGGTAATACGGCATTCGCCTTGGGCATAAGCTGGCTCAAGAACATGCCTGTCATTGGGCCGGCGATTAGTCCTTCGGAGAACGACGCCACTGGGTTTGGAAACATGATGGCTCAAGCACGCAAGATTGTTGAATCCAGAAGCCTAAAGCCAACTGACGGCAAGTCTGACATGTTTGCATCGTTTGTCCGTCATGGTGTATCGGGTGACGATCTTT TCCAAGAGGTCTTTGAACAAATCTTAGCTGGCTCTGATACCACTTCAGCTGCTATACGGGTTATTCTCCTCCATATCATGAGCCATCCACGTGTGTATGCAAAGTTGCGGGCTGAAGTTGATGAGACAGTCAAGAGAGGCCTTGCTCCCGCACCTCCTGAGGTAATATCGGATGCTGAAGTGCGTCGCCTACCATACCTAGGTGCTGTTATTCGAGAAGCAATGCGG GTACACCCACCGGTTGCTAACATCTTTTCCCGAGTGACACCCGACGAAGGCGACGTTGTGACTATCGATAACAAGGAGTGCTTCATACCTGGCGGCACGTTGATCGGCTACTCAGCTTGGACAATGCATCGCAACAACCCATCCCTCTATGGTGAAGACTGCGCCGCCTTCCGACCGGAACGCTGGCTCTTCGACACCAGCGACGATGAGGCGAAGGAGCGTTTGGCGAGAATGACAAGGACCAATGATTTGATTTTTGGTTACGGTCGATGGCTCTGCTTGGGACGGAATATTGCTTTGCTCGAGATACATAAGTGTGTGTTTGAGTTGCTACGGCATTTCGATCTTGCTTTGACGTATCCGTTGGAGCCATGGAAGACGTTCAACTCGCTGGGGCTATGGGAGATCAAGGATATGTGGGTGGATGTCACACTGAGGGATTGA